One segment of Nostoc flagelliforme CCNUN1 DNA contains the following:
- a CDS encoding glucosamine-6-phosphate deaminase, protein MLANPNFFRVDDLLMQIYNSEVEMAQDVAEIAQKHLQQVLKQQDTAAVLLATGNSQLKFLDALIALDGVDWSRIILFHLDEYLGITADHSASFRRYMRERVEKRVTPKVFHYIEGDTLQPVAECDRYTKLLLAQPIDLCCLGVGENGHLAFNDPAVANFQDPYSVKLAKLDTVNRQQQVSTGHFPNLEAVPQYAFTVTIPTICSAKKIICLAPEKRKANVVKEMLQGAISTDCPASILRHQSQATLFLDINSANLLS, encoded by the coding sequence ATGCTAGCCAATCCAAACTTTTTTCGCGTTGATGATTTACTAATGCAGATTTATAACTCTGAAGTCGAAATGGCCCAAGACGTTGCTGAAATCGCGCAAAAGCATTTACAGCAAGTTCTCAAGCAACAGGATACAGCTGCTGTATTGTTAGCAACAGGTAACTCTCAACTCAAATTTCTTGATGCTTTGATTGCATTGGATGGTGTAGATTGGTCAAGAATTATTCTGTTCCATCTAGATGAATATTTGGGAATTACTGCTGACCATTCTGCTAGTTTTCGGCGCTATATGCGAGAACGTGTAGAAAAGCGGGTTACTCCTAAAGTATTTCACTATATAGAAGGTGATACATTGCAACCAGTGGCAGAGTGCGATCGCTACACTAAACTACTGCTTGCACAACCAATAGACTTATGCTGTCTTGGTGTTGGGGAAAATGGACATTTGGCTTTTAACGATCCAGCAGTAGCAAATTTTCAAGATCCTTACAGTGTGAAACTAGCGAAACTGGATACAGTGAACCGTCAGCAACAAGTAAGCACAGGTCACTTTCCGAATTTAGAAGCTGTCCCACAATATGCTTTTACTGTCACTATCCCAACGATTTGTTCAGCTAAAAAAATTATCTGTCTGGCTCCAGAAAAACGTAAAGCAAATGTGGTCAAAGAGATGTTGCAAGGAGCTATAAGTACAGACTGTCCTGCTTCTATTCTTCGTCACCAATCCCAAGCCACGTTATTTTTGGATATCAATTCTGCTAATTTGCTGTCATGA
- a CDS encoding alpha/beta hydrolase, whose amino-acid sequence MNVNKLQLIIQVFFQLLLWTGIITAIAYCAICLFLFIKQPRFIFFPSAVIEKTPEFFNLPYEEIWLSVPKTGKVEHIHGWWIEAKQPNAKVLLYLHGNGINVGANIAHANRFHQLGFSVLLIDYRGYGRSEGMFPNEKRVYEDAATAWNYLVQQQEIPPSQIFLYGHSLGGAIAIDLAVKHPQAAGLIVESSFTSIRDLITYRNMFWMFPVDLILTQRFDSIKKLPKLKVPVLFIHGAADSTVPSFMSQKLYAVAPEPKQLLLVPGADHNDTAVVAGSQYLQWVESFVQQVQPRSYLNS is encoded by the coding sequence ATGAATGTTAATAAACTGCAATTAATAATACAAGTATTTTTCCAACTGCTACTCTGGACTGGGATAATTACAGCGATCGCTTACTGTGCCATCTGTCTATTTCTTTTTATTAAGCAACCTCGCTTCATTTTCTTTCCCTCTGCTGTCATTGAAAAGACACCAGAGTTTTTTAATCTCCCTTACGAAGAGATTTGGTTATCTGTGCCTAAAACAGGCAAGGTAGAACATATTCACGGTTGGTGGATAGAAGCCAAGCAACCCAATGCTAAGGTGTTGCTATACTTACACGGTAACGGTATCAATGTTGGCGCAAATATAGCTCATGCGAATCGGTTTCATCAGCTAGGGTTTTCAGTATTGCTGATTGATTATCGGGGTTATGGTCGCAGTGAGGGTATGTTTCCCAATGAAAAGCGGGTTTATGAAGATGCAGCCACAGCTTGGAATTACTTGGTGCAGCAACAAGAGATTCCACCCAGCCAAATTTTTCTTTATGGACATTCTCTTGGGGGTGCGATCGCCATCGACTTAGCAGTGAAACACCCACAAGCTGCTGGTTTAATTGTGGAAAGCTCTTTTACATCCATCCGCGATTTAATAACTTATCGAAACATGTTTTGGATGTTTCCTGTGGATTTAATCTTGACACAGCGCTTTGATTCCATTAAAAAATTGCCAAAGTTAAAAGTGCCAGTTTTATTCATTCATGGCGCTGCTGATTCGACTGTACCTTCTTTTATGAGCCAAAAACTGTATGCCGTTGCTCCTGAACCAAAGCAACTATTGTTGGTTCCAGGAGCAGATCATAACGATACAGCAGTAGTTGCCGGTTCACAATATTTGCAATGGGTAGAGTCTTTTGTCCAACAAGTGCAACCTCGTAGCTATTTGAATTCCTGA
- a CDS encoding PadR family transcriptional regulator, producing the protein MFRHFRSGFGAPAWAGVSEDDFLLVKSWFQHGKHHAKHHDKHFGNEMFGRGWGDEYRTRRGDIKFILLELLSEHPSHGYDLIKDAETRYGGFRRLSPGSVYPTLQLLEEGGYLKSAQEGGKRIYTITDEGRQLLAERAQQETSDSPWDTFKSFVKGKPQEFIELRNAATELAAVVVQVARSGNMERINRVRELLEQVKREIYAILAEK; encoded by the coding sequence ATGTTTAGACACTTTCGGTCAGGTTTTGGCGCACCTGCATGGGCAGGAGTTAGTGAAGATGATTTCTTGCTTGTCAAGTCTTGGTTTCAGCATGGCAAACATCATGCTAAACATCATGACAAGCACTTTGGCAATGAAATGTTTGGTCGTGGTTGGGGAGATGAATATCGGACTCGTCGGGGTGATATCAAGTTCATCCTGTTGGAATTGTTATCCGAGCATCCTAGTCATGGTTACGACCTAATTAAAGATGCGGAAACTCGCTATGGTGGTTTCCGTCGCCTCAGTCCTGGCTCAGTATATCCAACACTCCAATTGCTGGAAGAAGGTGGTTATCTCAAGAGCGCACAGGAAGGTGGCAAGCGGATTTACACGATTACCGATGAGGGTAGACAATTATTGGCAGAACGTGCCCAACAAGAAACTTCAGATTCTCCTTGGGATACCTTCAAAAGTTTCGTGAAAGGTAAGCCCCAAGAGTTTATTGAGTTGCGGAATGCTGCAACAGAATTAGCTGCTGTTGTGGTGCAGGTTGCTCGTAGTGGCAATATGGAGCGGATAAATCGGGTGCGTGAGCTTCTAGAGCAAGTTAAACGGGAAATTTACGCGATTCTTGCGGAAAAATAA
- the gatA gene encoding Asp-tRNA(Asn)/Glu-tRNA(Gln) amidotransferase subunit GatA produces the protein MASIRELHQQLVKKERSAVEITQEALERIQALEPKLHSFLCVTAERALEQAGAVDAKIAAGEEIGLLAGIPVGIKDNLCTKGIPTTCASRILENFVPPYESTATQKLADAGAVMVGKTNLDEFAMGSSTENSAYQVTANPWDLSRVPGGSSGGSAAAVAAQECVVALGSDTGGSIRQPASFCGVVGMKPTYGLVSRYGLVAYASSLDQIGPFGNTVEDAAILLSAIAGYDPKDSTSLKVAIPNYAASFKPDFKPRGQLKIGIIKETFGEGLDSVVEQAVTKAVDQLQSLGAEIHIISCPTFRYGLPTYYIIAPSEASANLARYDGVKYGYRAPDADNLLSMYTRTRATGFGTEVKRRIMIGTYALSAGYYDAYYLKAQKVRTLIKRDFEKAFAAVDVLVCPTSPTTAFKAGEKTTDPLSMYLTDLMTIPVNLAGLPSLSLPCGFDDQGLPIGLQLIGNVLREDLLFQVAYAYEQSTTWHLRKPQIS, from the coding sequence ATGGCATCCATCCGCGAGTTGCACCAACAGCTGGTTAAGAAAGAACGTTCTGCCGTTGAAATTACCCAAGAAGCTTTAGAGCGCATTCAAGCGTTAGAGCCGAAATTGCACAGCTTTTTATGTGTTACCGCAGAACGGGCATTAGAGCAGGCAGGTGCTGTGGATGCGAAAATTGCTGCGGGAGAAGAAATTGGGCTGCTAGCAGGCATTCCTGTTGGGATTAAGGACAATTTATGTACTAAGGGAATTCCTACCACCTGCGCCTCCCGGATTTTGGAAAATTTCGTGCCGCCTTATGAATCAACAGCTACGCAAAAACTGGCAGATGCTGGCGCGGTAATGGTTGGCAAAACCAACTTGGATGAGTTTGCGATGGGTAGTTCCACAGAAAACTCTGCCTACCAAGTCACGGCTAATCCTTGGGATTTGTCACGAGTTCCAGGTGGTTCTTCAGGGGGTTCTGCGGCTGCGGTGGCGGCTCAAGAATGTGTAGTTGCTCTCGGTTCTGATACTGGCGGTTCGATTCGGCAACCTGCATCTTTTTGTGGTGTGGTGGGGATGAAACCCACTTATGGTCTGGTTTCTCGTTATGGTTTGGTGGCTTACGCTTCGTCTTTGGATCAAATTGGGCCATTTGGAAACACGGTGGAAGATGCTGCGATATTATTAAGTGCGATCGCAGGTTACGATCCCAAAGACTCTACCAGCCTCAAAGTTGCCATTCCCAACTACGCCGCCAGCTTCAAACCAGACTTCAAACCCAGAGGTCAGCTAAAAATTGGCATCATCAAAGAAACTTTTGGTGAAGGTTTAGACTCTGTAGTGGAACAAGCTGTTACCAAAGCAGTAGATCAACTACAAAGTTTGGGAGCGGAAATTCATATAATTTCCTGTCCCACCTTTCGCTACGGCTTACCCACTTACTACATCATCGCCCCATCAGAAGCGTCAGCAAACCTAGCTCGTTACGATGGCGTTAAATATGGTTATCGCGCCCCTGATGCCGATAATCTGCTATCGATGTACACTCGTACCCGTGCCACAGGTTTTGGTACAGAAGTCAAACGCCGGATTATGATCGGCACTTACGCACTTTCGGCTGGCTATTATGACGCTTATTACCTGAAAGCGCAAAAAGTTCGCACCCTGATTAAGCGAGATTTTGAAAAGGCTTTTGCCGCAGTTGATGTGTTAGTTTGTCCCACATCTCCCACTACAGCATTCAAAGCAGGGGAAAAAACTACTGACCCCTTGAGCATGTATTTAACTGACTTGATGACTATTCCTGTAAATCTTGCTGGTTTACCTAGTTTAAGTTTGCCATGTGGTTTTGACGATCAGGGGCTACCGATAGGATTACAGCTAATTGGCAATGTGCTGCGAGAAGACCTACTGTTTCAAGTAGCTTACGCTTATGAGCAATCCACTACTTGGCATCTGCGTAAACCGCAAATATCTTGA
- a CDS encoding HAD family hydrolase — translation MLAAILFDLDGTIVNTDPIHYRAWGEMLLNYSIEIDETFYKSRISGRLNPEIVKDILPQLSTAEGQKFADEKEALFRKLAPRLKPLSGFSELLAWTETHQLKRALVTNAPRLNAEFMLEVLGIKEAFHTVVVADDCIAGKPDPAPYQVALNNLGIKAEEAIALEDSPSGIRSAVSADIRTIGIASTHDPQFLQEVGAFMAIPDFTDLQLWTLLNSLIEPDLSAIASNL, via the coding sequence ATGCTGGCTGCAATTCTCTTTGACCTAGACGGGACTATTGTCAACACTGACCCTATACACTACCGAGCTTGGGGGGAAATGCTGTTAAATTACAGCATAGAAATTGACGAAACATTTTACAAATCTCGAATTAGTGGGCGGCTAAACCCAGAAATTGTTAAGGATATTCTGCCACAATTATCAACAGCAGAAGGGCAAAAATTTGCAGATGAAAAAGAGGCGCTTTTCCGCAAACTCGCCCCGCGTCTAAAACCGTTGAGTGGATTTTCTGAACTACTAGCATGGACAGAGACACATCAGTTAAAACGCGCATTAGTTACTAATGCCCCTAGATTAAATGCAGAATTTATGCTAGAGGTTTTGGGAATAAAAGAAGCTTTTCATACAGTTGTTGTAGCAGATGATTGTATTGCAGGTAAACCTGACCCTGCGCCCTACCAAGTTGCCCTGAATAACTTGGGGATTAAAGCAGAGGAAGCGATCGCTTTAGAAGACTCTCCCTCTGGTATTCGTTCGGCGGTGAGTGCAGATATCCGCACTATTGGCATCGCCTCCACCCACGATCCCCAATTTTTACAGGAAGTCGGCGCATTTATGGCAATTCCAGATTTTACTGATTTGCAATTGTGGACATTGCTCAACTCACTCATTGAACCAGATTTGAGTGCGATCGCTTCTAACTTATAA
- a CDS encoding acyl-CoA dehydrogenase family protein — protein sequence MSQLEQAVPDTFVAKGLETLPNNTFDQVEALAKDFATRAGAHDKDGSFPFENFTALHEAGLLSLTIPRELGGQGLGLATICRVIEGIARGDASTALVLTMHYLQHAHAARSRRWHPEVYKRLCRESIEGIALLNAARVEPELGTPARGGLPATIAEPTREGWRLTGHKQYTTGSPILSYFIVWARTTEDEPQVGNFLVPRDLPGLQIVETWDHLGMRATGSHDLILENVLIPREYALNINPISTAPSFDPVISTWGSLTISALYLGVATSARDWLVKYLWERSPSNLKEPLATLPRFQTAVGEIEALLFANNRLIYSLAQDIDRGEYDPNVGLQAQAVKYLTTTNSIRAVEIALELTGNPGLLKKNPLERHYRDVLCSRIHTPQNDVICQSLGKSVLKVK from the coding sequence ATGTCACAGTTGGAGCAAGCAGTGCCAGACACCTTTGTAGCCAAAGGCTTAGAAACTCTCCCCAATAATACATTCGACCAAGTTGAGGCTCTGGCCAAAGACTTTGCCACCCGTGCAGGGGCACATGACAAAGACGGTTCCTTTCCCTTCGAGAATTTTACAGCTTTGCATGAGGCAGGATTACTCAGCCTCACCATTCCCCGTGAATTAGGTGGACAGGGTTTGGGGCTAGCAACTATCTGCCGAGTGATTGAAGGGATAGCGCGTGGCGATGCTTCGACGGCGCTAGTACTGACAATGCACTATCTGCAACATGCCCATGCAGCCCGTAGCCGTCGCTGGCATCCAGAAGTATATAAACGGCTGTGCCGTGAATCGATTGAAGGTATTGCCCTGCTCAATGCTGCCCGTGTCGAACCTGAGTTAGGAACGCCAGCTAGAGGCGGATTGCCTGCCACAATTGCCGAGCCAACAAGAGAGGGTTGGCGTTTAACAGGCCACAAGCAATACACCACGGGCAGTCCCATTCTCAGTTACTTTATTGTTTGGGCACGGACAACTGAGGATGAACCACAAGTTGGCAATTTTCTGGTTCCGCGCGATCTGCCCGGTTTACAAATTGTCGAAACCTGGGATCACTTGGGGATGAGAGCTACAGGCAGCCACGATCTCATTTTGGAGAATGTATTAATCCCCAGAGAGTATGCTTTGAATATTAACCCTATATCAACCGCGCCATCCTTTGATCCTGTGATTTCCACTTGGGGCAGTTTGACAATAAGTGCTTTATATCTAGGTGTTGCTACTAGTGCGCGAGACTGGCTTGTAAAATATCTTTGGGAGCGATCGCCTTCTAATCTCAAAGAGCCACTGGCAACTCTGCCACGTTTCCAAACTGCTGTGGGTGAGATAGAAGCACTGCTGTTTGCGAACAATAGATTGATTTATAGCTTGGCTCAAGATATTGATCGGGGCGAGTATGATCCTAACGTAGGATTACAGGCACAAGCTGTTAAATATCTCACCACAACTAACTCAATTCGTGCTGTAGAAATTGCCTTAGAACTGACTGGTAATCCTGGTCTGTTAAAAAAGAATCCTTTAGAGCGACACTACCGTGATGTTCTGTGCAGCCGTATCCATACACCGCAAAATGATGTTATTTGCCAATCTTTAGGGAAGAGTGTATTGAAAGTAAAGTGA
- a CDS encoding potassium channel family protein, translating into MHPPPSTNQKKSLDLFLVCGLQSLGQHCVAVLKEYDVKVSAIDDVQCEHWEVPEVPSLLEKLIIGDCRQPSVLEQAGISQCRSILLVTRNERINIEAAFAARRLNPHVRLIVRSDKQNFNKLLWENLGNFVAFEPTHLSAHAFALTALGSEAIGYFTLEGQLLQVIKHQVQAKDSWCNGKPVHRLNLTTRRILSHTDASSAPLKELFGWNPEAEVQVGDTLVYIDIAYDLALSEQHRKSHNQRWQWQQFAQGITAKNLKDKIAQFWQSYYQSQNQIRRIATIYAITVLILWLAGIVLYRLYYPHITVEEAFYATAVLLLGGYGDLFGGVEFSSSQLEPSDHIPWWLRLFSLGLTLTGQAFVGVLYALLTDALVTSRFHFFNSRPPIPQRNHVVIIGLNRLGQRVAALLQELNQPLVGIHSTTLDQNTLPDMPLIVGNATEALTKVNLSRAKSIVLVGDDNMENLEIGLMAHAINPATSLIIRSQDRHFSDNIAPLFPYAQVLCGAALSAEVFACAAFGENVLSLFHLSEQIVMVTEYKIEEGDTLNGLLLSEIAYGYSVVPILYQKYQRDNYSLMPWYDVKLYAGDRLIVLATSSSLQRIEWGEMLPRLWQVRIEKALTTNAIMYGAEEIVLITGCSSASARQWMNNLPGVLPIPLYKHQAQRLVRELTKIQVLANVIFIGQSSSST; encoded by the coding sequence GTGCATCCCCCTCCTAGCACCAATCAAAAAAAATCCTTAGACCTTTTCTTAGTATGCGGACTCCAAAGTTTAGGGCAACACTGTGTTGCAGTCCTAAAGGAGTACGATGTTAAAGTTAGCGCCATTGATGATGTTCAGTGCGAACATTGGGAAGTCCCAGAAGTACCAAGCTTACTAGAAAAGTTAATTATAGGAGACTGCCGCCAGCCAAGTGTTTTAGAGCAGGCAGGTATAAGCCAGTGTCGTTCAATACTTTTAGTCACCAGAAATGAGCGGATAAATATAGAAGCCGCCTTTGCAGCACGGCGACTTAATCCGCACGTTCGCCTGATTGTCCGTTCTGACAAACAAAATTTTAACAAACTGTTGTGGGAAAATCTCGGCAATTTTGTTGCCTTTGAGCCTACCCATCTCTCTGCTCATGCTTTCGCTCTGACAGCCCTCGGCTCTGAAGCTATTGGATATTTCACCTTAGAAGGGCAACTATTGCAAGTGATAAAGCACCAGGTACAAGCAAAGGATAGCTGGTGTAATGGCAAGCCTGTACATAGACTAAATCTCACAACTCGCCGCATCTTGAGTCACACAGATGCTTCATCTGCTCCACTCAAAGAATTGTTTGGCTGGAACCCAGAAGCAGAAGTACAGGTAGGAGACACGCTGGTTTACATTGATATTGCATACGATTTGGCTTTATCTGAGCAACACCGGAAATCTCATAACCAAAGGTGGCAGTGGCAACAGTTTGCCCAAGGCATCACAGCGAAAAATCTTAAGGATAAAATAGCGCAATTTTGGCAATCTTACTACCAAAGCCAAAATCAAATCCGGCGAATTGCGACAATCTATGCGATTACTGTACTTATCCTGTGGTTAGCTGGAATAGTTCTTTACCGCTTGTATTATCCTCACATCACTGTGGAAGAAGCTTTTTATGCGACAGCAGTCTTGCTCTTGGGAGGATACGGAGATTTATTTGGCGGTGTTGAGTTTTCATCGTCGCAACTAGAACCTTCAGACCATATCCCTTGGTGGTTGCGGTTGTTTAGCTTGGGACTCACGTTGACAGGTCAAGCTTTCGTGGGAGTATTATACGCACTGCTGACTGATGCTCTTGTCACTTCAAGATTCCATTTTTTCAATTCTCGTCCTCCAATACCACAACGCAACCATGTGGTGATTATTGGCTTAAATCGCTTGGGACAGAGAGTCGCTGCTCTTTTACAAGAACTCAACCAGCCGTTAGTAGGAATTCATAGTACCACTCTCGACCAAAACACTTTACCAGATATGCCCCTTATTGTTGGCAATGCTACCGAAGCACTAACTAAGGTGAATCTCTCCCGTGCTAAAAGCATCGTTTTAGTTGGGGACGATAATATGGAAAATCTGGAAATTGGTTTGATGGCTCATGCAATAAACCCCGCCACTAGCTTGATTATCCGCTCTCAAGATCGCCATTTTAGTGATAATATAGCCCCTTTGTTTCCCTATGCTCAAGTTCTGTGTGGCGCGGCTTTATCCGCAGAAGTCTTTGCTTGTGCAGCCTTTGGAGAAAATGTTCTGAGCTTGTTTCATTTGAGCGAGCAAATAGTGATGGTGACGGAATATAAGATCGAGGAAGGCGATACCCTCAATGGGTTGCTTTTATCTGAAATAGCTTATGGATACAGTGTTGTGCCGATTCTATACCAGAAATATCAGCGAGATAATTACTCCTTGATGCCCTGGTATGATGTTAAGCTTTATGCTGGCGATCGCTTGATTGTTTTAGCCACAAGCAGTAGTTTGCAGCGAATTGAATGGGGTGAAATGCTGCCTCGCCTTTGGCAGGTGCGGATTGAAAAAGCTCTAACTACAAATGCTATTATGTATGGCGCTGAAGAAATAGTCTTGATTACAGGATGTAGTTCTGCTAGTGCTAGGCAATGGATGAATAATTTGCCTGGAGTGTTGCCAATACCACTTTATAAACATCAAGCTCAACGCCTTGTGCGTGAGTTAACAAAAATACAAGTTTTAGCAAATGTAATATTCATTGGGCAAAGCAGTAGCTCGACTTGA
- a CDS encoding WGxxGxxG-CTERM domain-containing protein has product MKPFDLSKAVLATVFAISFASLSLPPSVSAQSGSSGSGGSSAGSSSGSGTGTGTTGSGATGTGTGSSGIGGGGTTGTGTGSSGIGGTTGTGTGSSGIGGTTGGTTGSGTDSSGIGGTTGSGTGSGGIGGTTGSGTGSGTGSGIGGTTGSGTGSSGIGGTTGSGATGSGTTGSGATGTGTTGSDATGTGTTGSGATGSGTTGTDATGTGTTGSGATGSGTTGTDATGTGTTGSDATGTGTTGTGTTGSDTTGTNRNAGVAASERTSDRGFDWGWLGLLGLAGLAGLTNKREKVRAYSDPNEVTGTRSR; this is encoded by the coding sequence ATGAAGCCTTTTGATTTATCTAAAGCTGTTTTGGCTACTGTCTTTGCCATCAGTTTCGCTTCTTTATCCTTACCTCCTTCTGTTTCTGCCCAAAGCGGAAGCTCTGGCAGTGGAGGTTCCAGTGCTGGCAGTAGCTCAGGTAGTGGTACAGGTACTGGCACTACAGGTAGTGGAGCTACAGGCACTGGTACAGGTAGTAGTGGTATAGGTGGAGGTGGCACTACAGGCACTGGTACAGGTAGTAGTGGTATAGGTGGCACTACAGGCACTGGTACAGGTAGTAGTGGTATAGGTGGCACTACAGGTGGCACTACAGGTAGTGGTACAGATAGTAGTGGTATAGGTGGCACTACAGGTAGTGGTACAGGTAGTGGTGGTATAGGTGGCACTACAGGTAGTGGTACAGGTAGTGGTACAGGTAGTGGTATAGGTGGCACTACAGGTAGCGGTACAGGTAGTAGTGGTATAGGTGGCACTACAGGTAGTGGCGCAACAGGTAGTGGCACAACAGGTAGTGGAGCTACAGGCACTGGCACAACAGGTAGTGATGCTACAGGCACTGGTACAACAGGTAGTGGCGCAACAGGTAGTGGCACAACAGGCACTGATGCTACAGGCACTGGCACAACAGGTAGTGGCGCAACAGGTAGTGGCACAACAGGCACTGATGCTACAGGCACTGGCACAACAGGTAGTGATGCTACAGGCACTGGTACAACAGGCACTGGCACAACAGGTAGTGATACTACAGGTACTAATAGGAATGCAGGCGTCGCAGCTTCCGAAAGAACTAGCGATCGCGGTTTCGATTGGGGCTGGCTAGGCTTACTTGGTCTAGCCGGTTTAGCAGGTCTGACTAATAAGCGCGAAAAAGTCCGGGCTTATAGCGATCCTAATGAAGTAACAGGTACTCGTTCTAGATAA
- a CDS encoding helix-turn-helix domain-containing protein: MTLLNQAQVEQLKEITTRLRQVRQQKSIGIEEIAARTLIRAGVLQALEEERFEELPEPIFVQGFIRRYGDALGLDGNALSHTLISNVVCHDSRNDHNNSGNKSNTYIPLVVTYILLLVAASAGLLYTLNPPQITSESPTPEVNSQQSMVSNK; this comes from the coding sequence GTGACACTCTTAAACCAAGCTCAAGTAGAGCAGCTAAAGGAAATAACTACACGCTTGCGACAAGTAAGACAACAAAAATCTATAGGCATAGAAGAAATAGCTGCAAGAACACTCATCAGAGCAGGTGTTTTGCAAGCTTTAGAAGAAGAACGATTTGAAGAATTACCTGAGCCTATTTTTGTTCAAGGATTCATCCGTCGCTATGGAGATGCTTTAGGACTGGATGGAAATGCTTTATCACATACTCTTATAAGCAATGTAGTCTGCCATGACTCCAGGAATGATCATAATAATTCAGGTAACAAATCAAATACATACATACCTCTTGTTGTCACATACATTCTCTTATTAGTCGCTGCATCTGCTGGTCTTTTATATACACTTAATCCACCACAAATTACATCTGAATCCCCGACTCCAGAAGTCAATAGTCAACAGTCAATGGTTAGTAATAAGTGA
- a CDS encoding mechanosensitive ion channel family protein yields MSLPFKISDSGRYSAQERTNLINSQLKNAIQTSESVQVKIEKRNQLPTILLNDRYLLTVTEQDTVPGSTVDEQASIWGQQIEEALQQARLERTKTYLQQTTFLAVAILLITAGFTWLLGWIKHHFFRVASQRLTTTSNAISNSEPLKVLELFFKLVLASMRIGLWISAILYITNLFPFTRQWSYQISNILITSFTSPILTLGKNPYSLTELVILIGLLFGLVIFAGTLTNFLRSRILSFTAINRGAQEAIVILFKYGLIFIGTLVLLQIWGLDISSLTILASALSVGIGFGLQDIAKNFGSGLVLVFERPIQVGDFVEVGEYTGTVERIGGRSTEIRTLDHVSIIVPNSRFLEKEVINWSHRNPISRLHLPVGVAYSSDPKVVQAALLEAASKHPNVLQAPSPVVLFKELGDNSLNFELLVWTAEPNKQFLLKSDLYYNIYESLGKDSGV; encoded by the coding sequence GTGTCACTACCCTTTAAGATCAGCGATTCTGGTCGGTATAGCGCTCAAGAACGGACAAATTTAATCAACTCACAACTAAAAAATGCAATTCAAACTTCTGAATCTGTTCAAGTTAAAATTGAAAAACGTAACCAGCTACCTACTATTTTGCTAAATGACCGCTATTTGTTAACAGTTACAGAACAAGATACTGTTCCAGGTAGCACAGTTGATGAGCAGGCAAGCATCTGGGGGCAGCAAATTGAAGAAGCCTTACAGCAAGCTCGCTTAGAGCGAACTAAAACGTATCTCCAACAAACAACTTTTCTAGCAGTAGCAATTTTACTCATCACTGCCGGATTCACTTGGCTATTGGGATGGATTAAGCATCATTTTTTCCGAGTAGCATCACAACGCTTAACTACTACTAGCAATGCGATATCTAATTCGGAACCACTTAAAGTATTGGAATTATTTTTTAAATTAGTGTTGGCAAGTATGCGGATCGGACTTTGGATAAGTGCGATTCTTTATATCACTAATCTCTTTCCTTTCACTCGTCAATGGAGCTACCAAATTTCAAATATCCTAATTACCAGTTTCACCTCACCTATTCTGACATTAGGCAAGAATCCTTACTCTCTTACTGAATTAGTAATTTTGATTGGATTGTTGTTCGGCTTAGTTATCTTTGCTGGAACTTTAACCAATTTTTTACGTTCTCGCATTCTATCTTTTACTGCAATCAATCGTGGCGCTCAAGAAGCGATTGTAATACTTTTCAAATATGGTCTGATTTTTATTGGCACACTAGTATTGCTACAAATATGGGGGCTTGACATTAGCTCTTTGACAATTTTAGCAAGTGCTTTAAGCGTTGGAATTGGCTTTGGCTTACAGGATATTGCTAAGAATTTTGGCAGTGGTTTAGTACTAGTATTTGAGCGTCCAATTCAGGTTGGAGATTTTGTAGAAGTTGGGGAATATACAGGTACTGTCGAGCGAATAGGTGGCAGAAGTACCGAGATTCGGACTCTTGACCACGTTTCAATTATTGTACCCAACTCTCGCTTCTTAGAAAAAGAAGTAATCAACTGGAGCCACCGCAACCCGATTTCTCGCCTTCATCTCCCCGTTGGCGTTGCTTATAGTTCAGATCCCAAAGTTGTGCAAGCTGCTTTGTTAGAAGCAGCCTCTAAGCATCCCAATGTATTACAGGCTCCTTCTCCTGTAGTACTGTTTAAAGAGCTTGGCGACAACAGCTTAAATTTTGAGTTATTAGTATGGACTGCGGAACCTAATAAACAATTCTTGCTTAAAAGTGATTTATACTACAATATCTACGAATCATTAGGTAAGGATTCAGGTGTTTAA